In the Deinococcus ficus genome, one interval contains:
- a CDS encoding C1 family peptidase, protein MLHTIRQRPLFSLSAALLGAALAAQAGAQGTTVPLTTPLRLNPAVQLRLQAVPNFGAAPIFRTLDATASTRFLNGNTIWLTAQGLQANQAARAQTLNANLARLQPQAARPQVQAVLRAVQAQGLREPQLTVPTRSGPLTVTLLGADVGASLAASRLGQDFEQVGRSVGAQVARDLNLPADLIGRVAQAAPQQRLNVVTQIQPDLLRALTRLDVRALQPEGTADGLDAAPSGCAASASGLFTRYDFPIKKHLPAAKNQGGRGTCWAFASVGLTETLVSRTFGRKVDLSEEDFVANYKLRYGSPTDGDGAWTEDALTKGAQTGYRFAYENAWQYNQSLKRTATETPAKSGKFLYAKSCTDYPFQNQCEDSVSQAETGCILADGKTVCGAQLPATRSPYGLNTGAMRNFLDPEQPEGGMGWAVLAVVTGTPVLMTHDARYLTNSGGYVGDLPYSAVSHEEDTPTGKKWVPNTDKDVQNWNHVALLVGWIGNEQLAKVSPGAPAGAGGGYFIMKNSWSSCFGDGGYVYLPWNWVKKYAGALTFGAQVTRN, encoded by the coding sequence ATGTTGCACACGATCCGCCAGCGTCCTCTTTTCTCCCTCTCCGCCGCCCTCCTGGGAGCGGCCCTGGCTGCCCAGGCCGGCGCGCAGGGCACCACCGTGCCCCTCACCACGCCCCTGCGCCTGAACCCGGCCGTGCAGCTGCGCCTGCAGGCCGTGCCCAACTTCGGGGCCGCGCCGATCTTCCGCACGCTGGACGCCACGGCCAGCACCCGCTTCCTGAACGGCAACACCATCTGGCTGACCGCCCAGGGCCTCCAGGCCAACCAAGCCGCCCGCGCCCAGACCCTCAATGCCAACCTGGCCCGGCTGCAACCCCAGGCGGCCCGGCCGCAGGTGCAGGCCGTGCTGCGGGCCGTGCAGGCCCAGGGCCTGCGCGAGCCGCAGCTGACCGTGCCCACCCGCTCCGGGCCCCTCACCGTGACACTGCTCGGCGCGGACGTCGGCGCCAGCCTCGCCGCCAGCCGCCTCGGCCAGGACTTCGAACAGGTCGGCCGCAGCGTGGGGGCCCAGGTGGCCCGCGACCTGAACCTCCCCGCCGACCTGATCGGCCGCGTGGCCCAGGCCGCCCCGCAGCAGCGGCTGAACGTCGTCACGCAGATCCAGCCGGACCTGCTGCGCGCCCTGACCCGCCTCGACGTGCGCGCCCTCCAGCCCGAGGGCACCGCCGACGGCCTGGACGCCGCGCCCAGCGGCTGCGCGGCCAGCGCCAGCGGGCTGTTCACCCGCTACGACTTCCCCATCAAGAAGCACCTGCCCGCCGCGAAAAACCAGGGTGGTCGCGGCACCTGCTGGGCGTTCGCGTCCGTCGGCCTGACCGAGACGCTGGTCAGCCGCACCTTCGGACGCAAGGTGGACCTCAGCGAGGAGGACTTCGTCGCCAACTACAAACTCCGCTACGGCAGCCCCACCGACGGCGACGGCGCCTGGACCGAGGACGCCCTGACCAAGGGCGCCCAGACGGGCTACCGCTTCGCCTACGAGAACGCCTGGCAGTACAACCAGAGCCTGAAACGCACCGCCACCGAAACCCCCGCCAAATCCGGGAAGTTCCTGTACGCCAAGTCCTGCACCGACTACCCCTTCCAGAACCAGTGCGAGGACTCCGTGTCGCAGGCGGAAACCGGCTGCATCCTCGCCGACGGCAAGACCGTGTGCGGCGCCCAGCTGCCCGCCACCCGCTCCCCGTACGGCCTGAACACGGGCGCCATGCGCAACTTCCTGGACCCCGAACAGCCCGAGGGCGGCATGGGCTGGGCCGTGCTGGCCGTGGTGACCGGCACGCCCGTCCTGATGACGCACGACGCCCGCTACCTGACGAACAGCGGCGGCTACGTGGGCGACCTGCCGTACAGCGCCGTGTCGCACGAGGAGGACACCCCCACCGGCAAGAAGTGGGTGCCGAACACCGACAAGGACGTGCAGAACTGGAACCACGTGGCCCTGCTCGTCGGCTGGATCGGCAACGAACAGCTCGCCAAGGTCAGCCCCGGCGCGCCGGCCGGCGCGGGCGGCGGGTACTTCATCATGAAGAACTCCTGGAGCTCCTGCTTCGGGGACGGCGGGTACGTGTACCTGCCCTGGAACTGGGTGAAGAAGTACGCCGGCGCCCTGACCTTCGGCGCGCAGGTCACCCGCAACTGA
- a CDS encoding saccharopine dehydrogenase family protein, translating into MSKVIIIGAGGVANVVAKKCAQNDSVFTDVLIATRTVSKADKIVAEIKQYMPDSKTTFSTATVDADNVPELVELIRGFGPVMVINVALPYQDLTIMDACLETGVHYLDTANYEPKDVAKFEYSWQWAYQDRFREKGLMALLGCGFDPGATQAFTAYHAKHHFQEIHYLDIVDCNNGNHGKAFATNFNPEINIREITANGRYWENGQWVETQPLEIAQDIYYPKVATRKSYVLYHEELESLVKHFPTIKRARFWMTFGEAYIKHLNVLEGIGMTSIEPIDFRGQKIAPIEFLKAVLPAPESLAAGYTGQTCIGVQAKGTGKDGQEKVHFIYNVKDHAECFREVQAQGVSYTTGVPAMIGAMLMLQGKWMQPGVWNVEQLDPDPFIDAMNTWGLPVDELAGIELVKD; encoded by the coding sequence ATGAGCAAGGTCATCATCATCGGGGCGGGCGGCGTGGCGAACGTCGTCGCGAAGAAATGCGCGCAGAACGACAGCGTCTTCACGGACGTGCTGATCGCCACCCGCACCGTCAGCAAGGCCGACAAGATCGTCGCCGAAATCAAGCAGTACATGCCGGACAGCAAGACCACCTTCAGCACGGCCACCGTGGACGCCGACAACGTACCTGAACTGGTCGAACTGATCCGCGGGTTCGGGCCGGTCATGGTCATCAACGTGGCCCTGCCCTACCAGGACCTCACGATCATGGACGCCTGCCTGGAAACCGGCGTGCACTACCTGGACACCGCCAACTACGAACCCAAGGACGTGGCGAAGTTCGAGTACTCCTGGCAGTGGGCGTACCAGGACCGCTTCAGGGAAAAAGGCCTGATGGCGCTGCTCGGCTGCGGGTTCGACCCTGGCGCCACGCAGGCCTTCACCGCGTACCACGCCAAGCACCACTTCCAGGAAATTCACTACCTGGACATCGTGGACTGCAACAACGGCAACCACGGCAAGGCCTTCGCCACGAACTTCAACCCGGAAATCAACATCCGCGAGATCACCGCCAACGGCCGCTACTGGGAAAACGGCCAGTGGGTCGAAACCCAGCCGCTGGAGATCGCGCAGGACATCTACTACCCGAAAGTCGCCACCCGCAAGAGCTACGTGCTGTACCACGAGGAACTCGAATCCCTGGTCAAGCACTTCCCGACCATCAAACGCGCCCGCTTCTGGATGACCTTCGGGGAGGCGTACATCAAGCACCTGAACGTCCTTGAGGGCATCGGCATGACCAGCATCGAACCCATCGACTTCCGCGGGCAGAAGATCGCCCCGATCGAGTTCCTGAAGGCCGTGCTGCCCGCCCCCGAATCCCTGGCCGCCGGGTACACCGGGCAGACCTGCATCGGCGTGCAGGCCAAGGGCACCGGCAAGGACGGGCAGGAGAAGGTGCACTTCATCTACAACGTCAAGGACCACGCCGAGTGCTTCCGTGAGGTGCAGGCCCAGGGCGTGAGCTACACCACCGGCGTGCCCGCCATGATCGGCGCCATGCTGATGCTCCAGGGCAAGTGGATGCAGCCCGGCGTGTGGAACGTCGAGCAGCTCGACCCGGACCCCTTCATCGACGCCATGAACACCTGGGGCCTGCCGGTGGATGAACTGGCCGGCATCGAACTCGTCAAGGACTGA
- a CDS encoding catalase — protein MTDPKTPALTDPQPNAKRQDLQADTVNPGGTLTDNMGHAISDDQNSLKAGALGPTLLEDHFLREKLHHFDHERIPERVVHARGSGAHGYFELTRSLAEYTTAQVLTEVGAQTPTFVRFSTVAGFRGSPDTPRDIRGFAVKFYTPQGIWDLVGNNAPVFFIQDAIKFPDLVHSVKPEPHNEIPQASAAHDTFWDFISLTPESLHTIMWAMSDRAIPRSFDTMEGFGVHTFRLINAEGKVTLVKYHWKPVLGLHSLVWDEAQKIAGKDPDYNRRLMWDTIDAGGTLEWQFGVQLFTEEQAAGWDFDFRDPTKIVPEALVPVEIVGRLVLNRNPDNFFSETEQVAFMPSNIVPGMDFTEDPLLQGRNFSYLDTQFSRLGGPNWQELPINRPLTPPQNNQRDGHMRRTINPGRVSYYPNSLDTGSPTPDPQEGFRSHPVMMSGVKVRERPESFSDHVGQARLFWNSLTPIEREHLCRAFQFELANVETRHVRLAMLDQIERVHPVLASQVAIALGEPPRAGQTAKPGGTQDSAEEMALLATANADVTAAGGVQHDPALSQRAPSEHKAEPTPRGRLVALLAGDGVDAAAVEAVQAALKSQEAKFHVVGPHLGDLGGAQATKTFSTASPVVYDGVYALGGTAGGLPLAEHPDAQMFVAEAYRHYKPVGAHGQDGGALLDAVAGRTAPLTFAKDEALGVVTGNPDAFTQALARHRYWNRLSPQA, from the coding sequence ATGACCGACCCCAAGACCCCGGCCCTGACCGACCCCCAGCCGAACGCCAAACGCCAGGACCTGCAGGCCGACACCGTGAACCCCGGCGGCACCCTGACCGACAACATGGGCCACGCCATCAGCGACGACCAGAACAGCCTGAAGGCCGGCGCGCTCGGGCCCACGCTGCTGGAAGACCACTTCCTGCGCGAGAAGCTGCATCACTTCGACCACGAGCGCATCCCGGAGCGCGTCGTGCACGCGCGCGGCAGCGGCGCGCACGGGTATTTCGAGCTCACGCGCTCGCTGGCCGAGTACACCACCGCGCAGGTGCTCACCGAGGTCGGCGCGCAGACGCCCACCTTCGTGCGCTTCTCCACCGTCGCCGGCTTCCGCGGCAGCCCGGACACCCCGCGCGACATCCGCGGCTTCGCGGTGAAGTTCTACACCCCGCAGGGCATCTGGGATCTGGTGGGCAACAACGCGCCCGTCTTCTTCATTCAGGACGCCATCAAGTTCCCGGACCTGGTGCACTCGGTCAAACCCGAGCCGCACAACGAGATCCCGCAGGCCAGCGCCGCGCACGATACCTTCTGGGACTTCATCTCGCTGACGCCGGAATCGCTGCACACCATCATGTGGGCGATGTCCGACCGGGCCATCCCGCGCTCCTTCGACACCATGGAGGGCTTCGGCGTGCACACCTTCCGCCTGATCAACGCCGAGGGCAAGGTCACGCTGGTGAAGTACCACTGGAAGCCCGTGCTGGGCCTGCACTCGCTGGTGTGGGACGAGGCGCAGAAGATCGCCGGGAAGGACCCGGACTACAACCGCCGCCTGATGTGGGACACCATCGACGCGGGCGGCACCCTGGAATGGCAGTTCGGGGTGCAGCTGTTCACCGAGGAACAGGCGGCCGGATGGGATTTCGACTTCCGCGACCCCACCAAGATCGTGCCCGAGGCGCTGGTGCCCGTGGAGATCGTGGGCCGGCTGGTGCTGAACCGCAACCCGGACAACTTCTTCAGCGAGACCGAACAGGTTGCGTTCATGCCCAGCAACATCGTGCCTGGCATGGACTTCACCGAAGATCCCCTGCTGCAGGGCCGGAACTTCTCGTACCTGGACACCCAGTTCTCCCGTCTGGGTGGCCCCAACTGGCAGGAACTGCCCATCAACCGCCCCCTCACGCCCCCGCAGAACAACCAGCGCGACGGGCACATGCGCCGCACCATCAACCCCGGCCGCGTGTCGTACTACCCGAACTCGCTGGACACCGGCAGCCCCACCCCCGACCCGCAGGAGGGCTTCCGGAGCCACCCGGTCATGATGTCCGGCGTGAAGGTCCGCGAACGGCCCGAGAGCTTCAGTGACCACGTGGGGCAGGCGCGGCTGTTCTGGAACAGCCTCACGCCCATCGAACGCGAGCACCTGTGCCGCGCCTTCCAGTTTGAACTCGCCAACGTCGAGACCCGTCACGTGCGCCTCGCCATGCTGGACCAGATCGAGCGCGTGCACCCGGTCCTGGCCTCGCAGGTCGCCATCGCGCTCGGCGAGCCGCCCCGCGCCGGGCAGACCGCGAAACCCGGCGGCACCCAGGACTCCGCCGAGGAGATGGCCCTGCTCGCCACCGCGAACGCCGACGTGACCGCCGCCGGAGGCGTGCAGCACGACCCCGCCCTGAGCCAGCGCGCGCCGAGCGAACACAAGGCCGAACCCACCCCCAGGGGGCGGCTGGTGGCCCTCCTCGCCGGGGACGGGGTGGACGCGGCTGCCGTGGAGGCCGTGCAGGCCGCGCTGAAATCGCAGGAGGCCAAGTTCCACGTGGTCGGCCCGCACCTGGGCGACCTGGGCGGCGCGCAGGCCACCAAGACCTTCTCCACCGCCTCGCCCGTGGTGTACGACGGCGTGTACGCCCTGGGCGGCACGGCGGGCGGGCTGCCGCTGGCCGAGCATCCGGACGCGCAGATGTTCGTGGCGGAAGCCTACCGGCACTACAAACCGGTCGGCGCGCACGGTCAGGACGGCGGGGCGCTGCTGGATGCCGTGGCCGGCCGCACCGCGCCCCTGACCTTCGCGAAAGACGAGGCACTGGGCGTGGTGACCGGAAACCCGGACGCCTTCACGCAGGCCCTCGCCCGGCACCGTTACTGGAACCGCCTGAGCCCCCAGGCGTAA
- a CDS encoding glycerophosphodiester phosphodiesterase, with product MSQPVRAARPALALASALLLAGCSSGPASPNPFITGRTLNIAHQGGEQLWPSNTMLAYGNAVKLGVDMLEMDMHATQDGALVLSHDATLDRLTDTKGAIATLTLEDVLKADAGYTLTPPDTTGFPFRGQGVRVAQLREVLTAFPNTPMIIEIKQVSPSIAAPFCKLLRDTNMTARVIAASFSDAALNDFRRTCPEVMTSMTESELRPLVLLSQVGLAGLAPTPGRVAQVPVRSGGIEVVTPAFLRAMHARGVAVQVWTINDEAEMRRLIRLGVDGIITDRPDLLRKVLAEEGPR from the coding sequence ATGTCACAACCCGTTCGTGCGGCCCGTCCCGCCCTGGCCCTGGCCTCCGCGCTGCTGCTCGCGGGCTGCTCGTCCGGCCCGGCCAGCCCCAATCCGTTCATCACGGGCCGCACGCTGAACATCGCGCATCAGGGCGGCGAGCAGCTGTGGCCCAGCAACACCATGCTCGCGTACGGCAACGCCGTGAAGCTGGGCGTGGACATGCTGGAAATGGACATGCACGCCACGCAGGACGGCGCGCTGGTCCTGTCGCACGACGCCACGCTGGACCGCCTGACCGACACGAAAGGCGCCATCGCCACCCTCACCCTGGAGGACGTCCTGAAGGCCGACGCCGGGTACACCCTGACCCCGCCGGACACCACGGGCTTCCCCTTCCGCGGGCAGGGCGTGCGGGTCGCGCAGCTGCGCGAGGTGCTCACGGCCTTCCCGAACACGCCCATGATCATCGAGATCAAGCAGGTCAGCCCCAGCATCGCCGCGCCCTTCTGCAAGCTGCTGCGCGACACGAACATGACCGCCCGCGTGATCGCCGCGAGCTTCAGCGACGCTGCCCTGAACGACTTCCGCCGCACCTGCCCGGAAGTCATGACGAGCATGACCGAGTCTGAACTGCGGCCCCTGGTGCTGCTCAGCCAGGTGGGTCTCGCGGGCCTCGCCCCGACGCCCGGGCGGGTCGCGCAGGTGCCCGTGCGGTCCGGGGGGATCGAGGTGGTCACCCCGGCGTTCCTGCGCGCCATGCACGCGCGCGGCGTGGCCGTGCAGGTCTGGACCATCAACGACGAGGCCGAGATGCGCCGCCTGATCCGCCTGGGCGTGGACGGCATCATCACCGACCGCCCGGACCTGCTGAGGAAGGTGCTGGCCGAGGAAGGCCCGCGGTGA
- a CDS encoding DUF1572 family protein, whose product MTPADLAAHYLTDVRERMRGVKRLGDGALAQLPEGGWHTPLGPDGNSAAVLVQHLSGNMHSRWGALRHGYRTGAEGEHPGRNRDAEFEDAGRTEAELRVHWEAGWAVFLAALDHLEPDDLTRNLTIRGETHTVVQAVQRQMAHYSGHVYQLVLLAKTLRGTDWQTLSIPRGGSAAFNAERMGAGGRGPQGVPEAEHDPGLTRSR is encoded by the coding sequence GTGACCCCGGCGGACCTCGCCGCGCACTACCTGACGGACGTGCGCGAGCGGATGCGCGGCGTGAAACGCCTCGGGGACGGCGCGCTGGCGCAGCTGCCGGAGGGCGGCTGGCACACGCCCCTCGGCCCGGACGGGAATTCGGCGGCCGTGCTCGTGCAGCACCTGAGCGGCAACATGCACTCCCGCTGGGGCGCCCTGCGCCACGGGTACCGCACCGGCGCCGAGGGAGAACACCCCGGCCGGAACCGCGACGCAGAATTCGAGGACGCCGGCCGCACCGAAGCTGAGCTGCGCGTCCACTGGGAGGCCGGCTGGGCAGTTTTCCTGGCCGCGCTGGACCACCTGGAACCAGATGACCTGACCCGGAACCTCACGATCCGCGGGGAGACGCACACCGTGGTGCAGGCCGTGCAGCGGCAGATGGCGCACTACAGCGGCCACGTGTATCAACTGGTGCTGCTCGCCAAGACGCTGCGCGGCACCGACTGGCAGACCCTGAGCATCCCGCGGGGTGGCTCGGCCGCCTTCAACGCGGAGCGCATGGGCGCGGGCGGGCGCGGACCGCAAGGAGTCCCTGAAGCCGAACATGACCCGGGACTCACCCGCTCCCGTTAG
- a CDS encoding SDR family oxidoreductase encodes MTTGKTTPAGRSAFITGGSKGIGYAVAQTLIGAGYGVTITARNESEVQDAARRLGEQALGVACDVRDAQAVQAAVQAHVDRFGGLDVLLANAGVGRFAPVQDLSLDDWNAVIDTNLTGVFHCVKAAFPHLKAEGEKPGGYVITLSSLAGKNPFAGGAAYNASKFGLNGFTEAMMLDLRPHGIKVSQIMPGSVATYFNDHTPTDADAWKIQPEDLAQIVLDLLEMHPRTLPSRVEVRPAQPPKK; translated from the coding sequence ATGACCACAGGCAAGACCACACCGGCCGGCAGGAGCGCATTCATCACGGGGGGCAGCAAGGGCATCGGGTACGCGGTCGCGCAGACCCTGATCGGCGCAGGCTACGGCGTGACCATCACCGCCCGGAACGAGAGCGAGGTGCAGGACGCCGCCCGACGGCTGGGCGAACAGGCGCTGGGCGTCGCCTGCGACGTACGGGACGCGCAGGCCGTGCAGGCCGCCGTGCAGGCACACGTGGACCGCTTCGGCGGGCTGGACGTGCTGCTCGCCAACGCCGGCGTGGGCCGCTTCGCGCCCGTGCAGGACCTCAGCCTGGACGACTGGAACGCCGTGATCGACACCAACCTCACCGGCGTCTTCCACTGCGTGAAGGCCGCCTTCCCCCACCTGAAGGCCGAGGGGGAGAAGCCCGGCGGGTACGTGATCACGCTTTCCAGCCTGGCCGGCAAGAACCCGTTCGCGGGCGGCGCGGCGTACAACGCCAGCAAGTTCGGCCTGAACGGCTTTACTGAGGCCATGATGCTGGACCTGCGCCCGCATGGCATCAAGGTCAGCCAGATCATGCCCGGGTCGGTCGCCACGTACTTCAACGACCACACGCCCACCGACGCCGACGCCTGGAAGATCCAGCCTGAGGATCTCGCGCAGATCGTGCTGGACCTGCTGGAAATGCACCCCCGCACCCTGCCCAGCCGCGTGGAGGTCCGGCCCGCGCAGCCCCCGAAGAAGTAA
- the aroA gene encoding 3-phosphoshikimate 1-carboxyvinyltransferase: MSAALPEKFDVLVHPVRELRGEVRAQPSKNYTTRYLLAAALAEGETRITGVATSDDAQALLRCLRDWGAGVELMEGDAVIRGFGAHPRPGVTLNPGNAGAVARFLMGVAALTEGTILVTDHPDSLGRRPQGDLLDALERLGARVHSQDGRLPVTISGPVRGGLVEVSAERSSQYASALMFLAPLLPGGLDLRLTGEIKSHAPLRQTLDTLAAFGVQAQASDDLSRIRIPGGQAYRAGRVTVPGDYPGSAALLAAAALLPGEVRVTNLREHDLQGEREAVSVLQDMGADIRREGHTLTVRGGRPLHAVTRDGDGFTDAVQALTAAAALAVGETSWENVATLRLKECDRISDTRRELERLGLHATETADSLTVRGAPRIDGGVTADGHGDHRMIMLLTLLGLRADAPLRITGAHHIRKSYPDFFRHLESLGAHFEYRPTEHP, from the coding sequence ATGAGTGCGGCCCTGCCCGAGAAGTTCGACGTCCTGGTTCACCCGGTCCGGGAGCTGCGCGGCGAGGTGCGGGCGCAGCCCAGCAAGAACTACACCACCCGCTACCTGCTCGCCGCCGCGCTCGCCGAGGGCGAAACCCGCATCACCGGCGTGGCGACCAGCGACGACGCCCAGGCCCTGCTGCGCTGCCTGCGGGACTGGGGGGCCGGCGTGGAGCTCATGGAGGGCGACGCCGTGATCCGCGGCTTCGGCGCCCACCCCCGTCCCGGCGTGACCCTGAACCCCGGGAACGCCGGCGCCGTCGCCCGGTTCCTGATGGGCGTGGCCGCCCTCACGGAAGGCACCATCCTGGTCACCGACCACCCGGACTCGTTGGGCCGCCGCCCGCAGGGCGACCTGCTGGACGCCCTAGAACGCCTGGGCGCCCGCGTGCACAGTCAGGACGGCCGCCTGCCGGTCACGATCTCCGGCCCGGTGCGCGGCGGGCTGGTGGAGGTCAGCGCGGAGCGCAGCAGCCAGTACGCCAGCGCCCTGATGTTCCTCGCGCCGCTGCTGCCCGGCGGGCTGGACCTGCGCCTGACCGGCGAGATCAAGAGCCACGCGCCCCTGAGGCAGACGCTGGACACCCTGGCTGCCTTCGGGGTGCAGGCGCAGGCCAGTGACGACCTGAGCCGCATTCGCATTCCGGGCGGGCAGGCGTACCGCGCCGGTCGGGTCACCGTGCCCGGCGACTACCCCGGTTCGGCCGCGCTGCTGGCGGCCGCGGCGCTGCTGCCCGGCGAGGTGCGCGTCACGAACCTGCGCGAGCACGACCTCCAGGGCGAGCGGGAGGCCGTGAGCGTCCTGCAGGACATGGGCGCGGACATCCGCCGCGAGGGTCACACCCTGACCGTGCGCGGCGGCCGGCCCCTGCACGCCGTCACCCGCGACGGCGACGGCTTCACGGACGCCGTGCAGGCCCTGACCGCCGCCGCGGCCCTGGCCGTGGGGGAGACCAGCTGGGAGAACGTCGCCACGCTGCGGCTCAAGGAATGCGACCGGATCAGCGACACCCGCCGCGAACTGGAGCGCCTGGGCCTGCACGCCACCGAAACCGCGGACAGTCTGACCGTGCGCGGCGCCCCGCGCATCGACGGGGGCGTCACCGCCGACGGGCACGGCGACCACCGCATGATCATGCTCCTGACCCTGCTGGGCCTGCGCGCCGACGCGCCCCTGCGGATCACCGGCGCGCACCACATCCGCAAGAGCTACCCGGACTTCTTCCGTCACCTGGAAAGCCTGGGCGCGCACTTCGAGTACCGGCCCACCGAGCACCCCTGA
- a CDS encoding PQQ-dependent sugar dehydrogenase, producing MKQLLFPGLLALAAGACAQTPALTVPAGFRMTEYASGFEKPRFMVVAAGGDVLLSDTGAGRIYVLPDRNADGKMDGRQVYAQGLNEPHGLALHGGFLYVANTDGVVRFPYKAGDLKATAAPQNLLSTPTGGHSTRTVEFGPDGKMYVSVGSTCNVCEEDNPQRAAIWQYDANGKNGRAYATGLRNAVGLEWYGGQLYATNNGRDQLGDDLPPEGFYKVKAGGFYGWPYCYTVKPGQPQVWDRDYGRRTAETCKAATPAFALTTAHSAPLGLAFYTGKTFPAAYQGKMFVALHGSWNRTRKSGYKVITVDPRTGQVRDFLTGFLKGQTVTGRPVDLVVTRDGQMLLTDDGEGRVWRITYRR from the coding sequence ATGAAACAGCTCCTGTTCCCCGGCCTGCTGGCCCTGGCGGCCGGCGCGTGCGCCCAGACGCCCGCCCTGACCGTCCCGGCCGGCTTCCGCATGACCGAGTACGCCAGCGGCTTCGAGAAACCCCGCTTCATGGTCGTGGCCGCTGGCGGCGACGTGCTGCTCTCCGACACCGGCGCCGGGCGCATCTACGTCCTGCCGGACCGCAACGCGGACGGCAAAATGGACGGCAGGCAGGTGTATGCCCAGGGCCTCAACGAACCGCACGGGCTCGCCCTTCACGGCGGCTTCCTGTACGTCGCGAACACCGACGGCGTGGTCCGCTTCCCCTACAAGGCCGGGGACCTCAAGGCCACCGCCGCCCCGCAGAACCTCCTGAGCACCCCCACCGGCGGGCACTCCACCCGCACCGTGGAGTTCGGCCCGGACGGGAAGATGTACGTGTCGGTGGGCAGCACCTGCAACGTCTGCGAGGAGGACAACCCGCAGCGCGCCGCGATCTGGCAGTACGACGCCAACGGGAAGAACGGCCGCGCGTACGCCACCGGCCTGCGCAACGCCGTGGGCCTCGAATGGTACGGCGGGCAGCTGTACGCCACGAACAACGGCCGCGACCAGCTCGGCGACGACCTGCCCCCGGAAGGCTTCTACAAGGTCAAGGCCGGCGGCTTCTACGGCTGGCCGTACTGCTACACCGTCAAACCCGGCCAGCCGCAGGTGTGGGACCGCGACTACGGCCGCCGGACTGCCGAAACCTGCAAGGCTGCCACGCCCGCCTTCGCCCTGACCACCGCGCACTCCGCGCCGCTGGGCCTGGCCTTCTACACCGGCAAGACGTTCCCCGCCGCGTACCAGGGCAAAATGTTCGTGGCCCTGCACGGCAGCTGGAACCGCACCCGGAAAAGCGGGTACAAGGTGATTACCGTGGACCCCAGAACCGGGCAGGTCCGGGACTTCCTGACCGGCTTCCTGAAAGGCCAGACCGTGACCGGCCGCCCGGTGGACCTGGTCGTCACCCGCGACGGGCAGATGTTGCTGACCGACGACGGTGAGGGCCGCGTCTGGCGCATCACCTACCGCCGCTGA
- a CDS encoding acyl-CoA dehydrogenase family protein, whose translation MFDEFRVNDLLQPDERLIRETIRSYCDAELLPQVAGWWDAGDLPVRDVMREFGRMGLLGPTLPEAYGGAGASYSAYGAMMYELERVDSGLRSAASVQGSLVMFPIHEFGSEAQKARWLPGLASGELIGCFGLTEPDGGSDPGAMRARARRDGNEYVLNGSKMWITNSPVADVAVVWAKDDGGVVRGFLVPTDTPGFSAPAIHRKMSLRASVTGEIVLEDCRVPAENLLPGSGGLKSPLSCLTSARFGIAWGALGALEAVLQASLDYTTGRSTFGKPIAARQLVQDKLVRMATDHTTGLLLAWRLGQLKDAGQMNFAQVSYAKRNNVRVALQGARLARELHGGNGITTEYPVIRHMLNLETVDTYEGTFDIHTLIVGRHLTGLGALE comes from the coding sequence ATGTTCGACGAATTCAGAGTGAATGACCTGCTTCAGCCCGACGAGCGCCTGATCCGCGAGACGATCCGGTCCTACTGCGATGCGGAACTCCTGCCGCAGGTGGCGGGCTGGTGGGACGCCGGTGACCTGCCCGTGCGGGACGTGATGAGGGAGTTCGGCCGGATGGGCCTGCTCGGCCCCACGCTGCCCGAGGCGTACGGCGGGGCCGGCGCGAGCTACAGCGCGTACGGCGCGATGATGTACGAACTGGAGCGGGTGGACAGCGGCCTGCGCAGCGCCGCGAGCGTACAGGGCAGCCTCGTAATGTTCCCCATCCACGAGTTCGGCAGCGAGGCGCAGAAGGCCCGCTGGCTGCCGGGCCTCGCGTCGGGCGAACTGATCGGCTGTTTCGGCCTGACCGAACCGGACGGCGGCTCGGACCCCGGCGCGATGCGCGCCCGGGCCCGCCGGGACGGAAACGAGTACGTCCTGAACGGCAGCAAGATGTGGATCACGAACAGCCCCGTGGCGGACGTCGCGGTGGTCTGGGCGAAGGACGACGGCGGCGTGGTCCGCGGCTTCCTCGTGCCCACGGACACGCCCGGCTTCAGCGCGCCCGCCATTCACCGCAAGATGAGCCTGCGCGCCAGCGTCACCGGCGAAATCGTGCTGGAAGACTGCCGCGTTCCCGCGGAGAACCTGCTTCCGGGCAGCGGCGGCCTGAAAAGCCCGCTGTCGTGCCTGACCTCCGCCCGGTTCGGCATCGCCTGGGGCGCCCTGGGCGCGCTGGAAGCCGTCTTGCAGGCCAGCCTGGACTACACCACCGGGCGCAGCACCTTCGGCAAGCCCATCGCGGCGCGGCAGCTCGTGCAGGACAAACTCGTGCGCATGGCGACCGACCATACCACCGGCCTGCTGCTCGCGTGGCGCCTCGGGCAGCTCAAGGACGCCGGGCAGATGAACTTCGCGCAGGTCAGCTACGCCAAACGCAACAACGTCCGCGTCGCCTTGCAGGGCGCCCGGCTGGCCCGGGAACTGCACGGCGGGAACGGCATCACCACCGAGTACCCGGTGATCCGGCACATGCTGAACCTGGAAACCGTGGACACCTACGAGGGCACCTTCGATATCCACACCCTGATCGTCGGGCGCCACCTCACCGGGTTGGGCGCCCTGGAGTGA